Below is a window of Oceanispirochaeta sp. DNA.
TAATAAGATGGCATTCACCATATTGAAGATGGTTTCTTCAACATTCCCATCCTTGAGAGGATAGGACCAGATGGCAGCCTGTTCGGGAGTGACCGCAGTAGGACAATTCACGGCGATCACTGCATTTTTTATATAATCTGTCTGATCTGTAACAGATTGAATGCTATGCCGTGTGAGGAGAGACCAGGTCATCCTCATGCCGCCACTGGAACAATTCTCAATGATAAGCTCAGGATATTGGAGAAAAACCTCATCCAGCCAGCCCAGGTAGGCCCGGGTATGCTGAAGCAGACCGTCTCCGGGACTGTCAGAATACAACTCGGTTCCGATACCGGCATTGATATTATAATCCATTTTGATATATCCCACACCATAATCTTCTACCAGCCTTTTAATGATAGAATCGGCATAGGCCCGGACCTCATGATTACGATAGTCCAGCTGATACCGCCCCTCATCGATGACAGGCCTTCCATTGCGGATAAAAAACCACTCTTTGGGTACTTTCCTGACAAGAGGACAATGGATACCCATCACTTCCAGCTCAAGCCAGAGACCCGGAATCATTCCGAGAGACCTGATGCGATCGAGTGGTTCCTGAATACCTCCGGGAAACCTCTTCACAGATGGGAGCCATTCACCGACTCCTTCCCACCATGGACCATCATCATACCAGCCTGCATCAATACAGAAGTATTTACATCCCGAATCAGCGGCTACATCGATCAGGGGCAGGAGCTTTTCGGTCGTAGGATCTCCGGAAAGACAATTCATGTAATCATTGAAGATCACAGATGGTTTCTGGTTGTCCAGATTGGGCCTTCGGATTTTCCGGCGGTACATTGTGAGAGCCTGAACAGCCTCTTCAAACCCTCCCTGCACCATCGACAAAGCCGCTTTCTCACTGGAGAATCCTTTTCCAGGATTCAGATTGATAAAGAAACCATTCTCCTGATAGGTCGGGCCGGACAATTGCAGATATAATTCCCGGGCGATATCACTGATTTCCCAGTGCCATGAACCATGTGTCTCAATCTGCCAGAGGCGGGTATTTCCCTTCGTGAGATTGGTGTATGCCCCCATGGGCAGATACTCTCCAGAGGCCCAGGTACCCGTATTTGAACAGGACATCCTCTTTACAGAAAAATCATTAACCACATGATATCCGAGCTCTGCGGGAGTATAACGGCTCCAGAGAACCTCGCCATACCAGGTATTGTGAGGGATGGAAATCAATGTATTGTCTCCCCTCTGACGCCCGGCGCCCCCCGAGAGCCCCGTTAATGCCAAAGAGGAAACATACTCGATAGGCCTGGAAAGACTTCCCATGTTCATCAGATCGGTCCAGGATCTTACGACGGGAATTCCATCAAAAAACTGTAAAAAACTGGTGACCCACAACTCTTCATGCTCCTGGATGAGGCTCAGAAGCAGGCCATATTCATTTCTTTCCATCTGATGGGAACGGTATCGCAACAGAGATCCCGGAGAGGAGCCGGTATGTTTACTTCCATGGTGATCGTTCTGATTTCTTCCCGATTCATGCAGTTCGACAAGCCTGTATTTGCTCCCCGATTCCAAATCCGGGGCTATTTCGGGCCGCCAGGAGGCCAAATGATATAAGCGTACATCACCCTCCTCGGTAATATGAATATGAAGGTTGATTCCATTTTCTTCCAGTATGATATCCATGCCCTACCCCTTTACCGCACCCGCAGTGAGTCCCTGAATAAAATATTTCTGTACAGAAATATAGAGAATGGTTATGGGGGAAATAGAAATGATAATAGCGGCCATGGCGGAAGAATAATCACTGGACTGCTGGGAGAATAAAGACTGGAGAACGACATTCAAAGTGGTAAGACTCCTTTTACTGACAAACAGACTGGCCAAGAGATAATCGTTCCAAATCTGAAAGGCCTGCATAATGATCAATGTGGCAACGGCCGGCTTGAGTAGAGGCAGAACAACTGAAAAATACGTGCGGTATATGGAACAGCCATCTAAAAATGAGGCCTCTTCCAATTCCACCGGCACTGTATTCATGAAACTGGTCATTAAAAAAACACCAAAAGACAGCCCTGTAGCAACATACATGATAATAATACCATAGGCATTATTGGTTAAATTCATGGTGTAACCAATGATATAGATGGGAAGAAAAAGAGCCTGATAAGGAATTAGTATTCCAATTAAAAAATAGATGTAGGAAAACTTGAAAAATCGTCCTCTATTCCGGGCTATGGCCCAGGCGGCAGCCCCTGCAACAATGGCGATAATGAAAACGGAGACAGAGGTATAAAACGCTGTATTCGTGAAACTTCTTAGCATATCCAGGCGGTAAAAGGCATAGGAATAATTGTCCCATTGAAGGGTTTCCGGAAGCTTGAGGGGGTTCCCGACAACCAGTTCTCTTTTTGTTTTGAAGGAATAATTCAAAACCATAAAAACAGGAAGGACAAAGAGCACGGATGTTATTCCGGTCACAAGATAGAGAACCGATTTACCGATGATCTTTTGGATTGAAATCCCCAGTCTCTTAAAATTTGAGTGAATCATAACTGGACCTCTTTTTTTCTAAGAAAACTCAGCTGCCATAGGGCGACAACGAGCAGTGCTGCAATAAGGGTGATAGAAATGGCAGAGCCGTATCCATACTGTCTGCCATTTATTGCTGTATTATAAATCAGATAGATAATGGAGGTGGAAGAACGTCCCGGTCCTCCGTTTGTTGCCGATACAAGCAATTCATAGACTTTTAAAGAGCCGATGGTTATGCCCACAATACTGATGGTAAAGGCCGGTGCGAGCATAGGGACGGTGATGATGAAAAATTGTCTGAATCTGGAGGCTCCGTCCACCTTGGCGGCTTCATAGAGATATTTGGGGATTGTCTGCAGGGCAGCCAGATAGATGAGCATCCAATATCCGATCCATTGCCAGTTATTGGCAAGGAGAAGACCACTCAACACTGTATCAGCGCTTCCAAAGAGTAAAAAATTTATATCTGTGCCAAATAGAATATTCAAATAGGGCAGTATATTCAAAAATATTCGCTGCCATATAAATCCGACTATAATCGGACTGATGAGACAGGGTATAAAAATCATGGTTCTGAAAATATTTTTTCCTTTGATCCCTGCATTCAATAAGAGGGCAAATAAAAGGGCAAACACATTCTGTAAGACTGTATTCCATAATGTGAATTTTATCGTAAAAACCCATGC
It encodes the following:
- a CDS encoding carbohydrate ABC transporter permease, translating into MINHKHKMQYLSLIIPAMLLFSFGVILPAIMGIYYSFTSWNGMTPEIPWVGLDNYRNIFHDSYVKNAWVFTIKFTLWNTVLQNVFALLFALLLNAGIKGKNIFRTMIFIPCLISPIIVGFIWQRIFLNILPYLNILFGTDINFLLFGSADTVLSGLLLANNWQWIGYWMLIYLAALQTIPKYLYEAAKVDGASRFRQFFIITVPMLAPAFTISIVGITIGSLKVYELLVSATNGGPGRSSTSIIYLIYNTAINGRQYGYGSAISITLIAALLVVALWQLSFLRKKEVQL
- a CDS encoding glycoside hydrolase family 36 protein yields the protein MDIILEENGINLHIHITEEGDVRLYHLASWRPEIAPDLESGSKYRLVELHESGRNQNDHHGSKHTGSSPGSLLRYRSHQMERNEYGLLLSLIQEHEELWVTSFLQFFDGIPVVRSWTDLMNMGSLSRPIEYVSSLALTGLSGGAGRQRGDNTLISIPHNTWYGEVLWSRYTPAELGYHVVNDFSVKRMSCSNTGTWASGEYLPMGAYTNLTKGNTRLWQIETHGSWHWEISDIARELYLQLSGPTYQENGFFINLNPGKGFSSEKAALSMVQGGFEEAVQALTMYRRKIRRPNLDNQKPSVIFNDYMNCLSGDPTTEKLLPLIDVAADSGCKYFCIDAGWYDDGPWWEGVGEWLPSVKRFPGGIQEPLDRIRSLGMIPGLWLELEVMGIHCPLVRKVPKEWFFIRNGRPVIDEGRYQLDYRNHEVRAYADSIIKRLVEDYGVGYIKMDYNINAGIGTELYSDSPGDGLLQHTRAYLGWLDEVFLQYPELIIENCSSGGMRMTWSLLTRHSIQSVTDQTDYIKNAVIAVNCPTAVTPEQAAIWSYPLKDGNVEETIFNMVNAILLRIHMSGHIANLSRERLNVVQEGIEYHLGICDDISRGLPFWPVGLAHMDDEVISLGMDCGNTLYLAVWKLKGMKGSVSLPLVGLKDRAPSIRCSYPKGLSCKFMWYDATGILQVDLDPETARIFEITKQPS
- a CDS encoding carbohydrate ABC transporter permease, whose protein sequence is MIHSNFKRLGISIQKIIGKSVLYLVTGITSVLFVLPVFMVLNYSFKTKRELVVGNPLKLPETLQWDNYSYAFYRLDMLRSFTNTAFYTSVSVFIIAIVAGAAAWAIARNRGRFFKFSYIYFLIGILIPYQALFLPIYIIGYTMNLTNNAYGIIIMYVATGLSFGVFLMTSFMNTVPVELEEASFLDGCSIYRTYFSVVLPLLKPAVATLIIMQAFQIWNDYLLASLFVSKRSLTTLNVVLQSLFSQQSSDYSSAMAAIIISISPITILYISVQKYFIQGLTAGAVKG